From the Aspergillus puulaauensis MK2 DNA, chromosome 1, nearly complete sequence genome, the window ACTCGTCTTTCTTCCAGGGCGATCGTGTGGCACAGTCCGTGGGGCTGTCTCAGCTTGTTAATCGCCAGTGCACGCTCCAGGCCCTGGATTTTCCTTAATAGGGAAACGCGCTAGGTGCTTGACTCAACCAGGGTTCGTGTTTCAGGAGCGAAGTAGCCAAATGTCAAACCCACGTTTTTGTGAAGCTGAGGTCAGTGTGCTGTCAAGACTGATCGGGGATGAAGCATTGAATACTGCTACCAATTTCCTATCATAGCATGTCCGTTTTGGCCTGGCTAGAAACTGAATGTACTTCTGCGACTATCTGGAGCTCGTAACTGTAGGCGCCTATCCCGTATTCAGAAGAGATTGGTGGATCGGGCGAGCGTTTATAGACATCATGGCGAATCATGATATGCTAGCTATGTTCCCAGATTCGGTTTATGCGTGGTGAGTCTAGACTCTGAATAAGACAATGAAAATTAGCACCGATGATCACCCGTGGAGATCTCTGGGTACCTGTACCAAGATACGTGTCTGCCACACCCCCATTATTCATTCTGGTCTATGATCGACCATCCACATGTAGAGGCGATGGTCAAGAGCCGATTGGCGCTTCCTACCAGCATCCGTAACGTATCTGCAACCTCCTATCTCGAGGCTCTCGTTGAACTGTCTATAAAATGATCCTTCCCGGCCTGTCGAGCTCTGTTCTGCTAGGATCCGCAAGCAACAACGCAGAAGATAAGCAGCAatgggcgagaagaagacctCCGAGCCGACCCTTGAGGCCGTTGCCTCCAACAGCCCTCCCTCCGAAGTCGAACTACCATCCCATACCATGTGttcgaagaagcagaagtgGAATCTGGTTATTCTTGTCTCTGTTGCGGCCGCCTTCTCGCCGCTGTCGTCCAATATCTACTTCCCGGCCCTGGAAAGCATATCGCAGGATCTTGGAGTCAGCGCCTCCCTGACTTCATTGACTATCACTGTTTATATGATTGTTCAGGGCATTGCTCCCTCGCTGTTCGGTACGCTGTCGGACTCGTGTGGACGTCGTATTACCTTTGCTATCAGTCTTACTATCTTTATACTTGCCAACTTGGCACTTGCCTTTACGAAGAATTATGCAATGCTTATGGTTCTGCGAGGCATACAGGCTGCGGGATCCTCCGCAACCATTAGCATCAGCGCTGGTACTATTGCAGATATTGCCTTCCCCGAGGAACGTGGTGGCTTTATGGGGTTGAATGCAGGTATTCGGTAAGTCAATCCCAAGCACACCCCAGAGCATCTCTAACCCATGGCCAGTATGATGGGGCAGTCTATCGGCCCGGTCATTGGAGGCCTTCTCAACAGCGCCTGGGGGTTCCGAAGTATCTTCTGGCTACTCTTCGTCATGAGTGTAATCATCCTGGTCTGCCTCTTGGTCTTCCTGCCCGAGACCCAGCACAGCAAGACTGGAACACGCCAGATCTCCCTCTCAGACATCCACAAGCCCCTCGCCAACCTCTTCGAGAAGGACATTGCCGCGCTGCTCGTCTGGGGTGCCATGGCCTTCACAGCATGGAGCATGGTCGCCGCCTCAGGAACacgcctcctcctgctgggCTTCCCCGAGATGCCCGAATGGCAAAtcggcctctgcttcctccccAACGGCGTCGGCTGCATCGCAGGCTCCATGACAACAGGCTATCTCCTCGACAAGGACTTCCGGCTCGCCGAGGCCGAATTCAAAGACCGACGCGGCATCGCCCtcgaccagcccatcccGCGCCGCGCCGCCATCGACTTCCCACTCACCCACACCCGCCTGCGCCGCGTGCCCCTATTCagcgtcgtcctcgccatctctCTCGGCCTATACGGGCCCAGCTTCATGTTCAATGACATCCACCGCGGCTACGGGCCGAACCTCGTTGCGCCGCTGCTCTTGCAGTTCCTAATTGGCTTTACCTCCACGGCCATCTTTAATATCAACTCTACCCTCCTGATCGACTGCTTCCCCGACCAGCCGGCCAGTGCGACGGCGCTGAATAACCTCTGCCGCTGTCTGCTGGGTGCGGCTGGGGTCAGTGCTATCCAGCCTTTACTCGACGCTGTGAGGGCCATGCGTGCGTTTTTGATCGTCACTGGGGTCATGGTGGCCTTTATGCCGCTGATCTGGGTTGAATGGAAGTACGGCGAGAAGTGGCGCAGGGAGCGCGAGATGAGAATGATGCGACAGGGCCAGCAGGTGGAAATGCAGTGTGTGTGATGTTTATCGGTGGCGGGAATGAACAAACGAGGGAACGAAAAGATTGTTGTTATTGTGTTTAGCTGTCAGCATACGAGTCTACGACTGCAATGTTCTTATAGCCAGGGCGTTAGGTGCTATAACTAGGGAGCTGTGGGTTGCTGGTCAACCTGCTAGAAATAATAGTCATTTAAGTCATCAACCAACATAGTATAGCGTCCAGCACTATATATCCCTACTAGCCTCTCGGCTGAATGACTGATTCTCTCCCCAAAGTCCGTTATGACGTCGAGCTGCAGTTCGCATGCGGGAGATTCTTTCACAGCAGAGTTGAAGCAGAGTTGAATGCCCGGTTATAACTGCAAAGCAGAATCTACAACGCCAGCCGCAGATTGCTATCCGGGCAGCGAATGATGGAGCTAACTACTCTCACGGCCCTCGTGGGCCTGCTTTGCATGGTACGTCTAATAATGCCCCCATCTCTGCACGAAACTGAAATCAGCCCTCTCTCGTCAGGCTGTTTCATGGGCTCTCTATACCCTTCTCGCCTCGCCCCTGCGAGATTATCCAGGCCCTCTACTCGCAAAACTCTCTCCTGCATGGATCGTCCTGCaatgtcgacgaggaaggaggtcTCAGGCTGTGCTTGACTTGCACAGGGAGTACGGGGACTTCGTCCGAATTGCGCCTAATCACATCTCCATTGCAGACCCAGCAGCGGTGCTGCAGATATACGGCCACAAGTCTGGGTTTTTGAAGGGACCTTTCTATGAAGATAAGCCTTGCCTTGTTTCTCACCAAATTCCTCAAATCGATATGTAGTGCTGACATTGGGCGTTCACCGTTTCACCAGGTTCAACCGGTGCTATTCAACACCAGAGACCCTCAAATCCATcagcggaagaagaggatcaTGAGCTCCGCTTTCTCGGCAAAGAATCTGCAGGAGTTCGAGCCGCATATGAGCAAGGATATTCGGAAGCTCGTAGACTCTTTTCAGCGCCGGTTAGAGGGTTCGAAGACTGCGGCGTTAGACTTCAATGTATACGGTACGATCCACATCATCCAGTATAGTTATCCTACTGATGCATATTCAGCAAACTTTCTGGCATTCGATGCTATCGGTAGGTTGTCTCAAACCTCCCGCTTTATATGCCCATGCTCACTATCTAGGCGATTTCGCATTCGGCGAGCCCTTCGGCTTCCTAgaccgagaagaagattacCTCAACCTCATTGACGCAGTAGATGCGCGTGGAGAAGTACTGAATGCCCTGGGCCACGTCCCACGGTCTCTCAGGGCCTTTATGAAATACCTCCCATTCGACTCCTTCTGGTTAAAGGGAGTCCAAGGCACACAAGTACTAGGCACTCTCGGAACTAGGGCATATTTCAAGAGACGAGACCAGGCCAGCTCGCGCAAAGACCTTCTcagcttcctcttcaatgCCAAAGACCCTACAACCGGGGACCCGTTAATGGAGAACGAAGTCATTGCCGAGTCTATTTCATTTATTGTCGGGGGCAGCGATACAACTAGTAGCAGCATGACGAATATTGTCGACATCGTATCTCGAGCCGAGGCCGTCCAGCGATATCTGCAGGAGGAACTGGATGTTGCCTTTCCCGGCGATATGGCCGCGGATTGGGTTGCTGACTTTAAAACCGTCGAGAGTCTGCCGGTTCTGAACGCCATCGTCCGCGAGGCGCTGCGGCTTCGGCCTACCAGTGCAACGGGCCTCGAGCGTGTCACCCCCATGGGGGGGAAGGTAATAGCAGGAAGGTCTTTTCCGGAGGGCGTATGTCTGCTATCTACCATGAGGCACTCTATTTCATCCAGACCAGGGACTAACAATGTATATAGACTCTAGTAAGCGTGCCAACGCTCAACATCCACCATAATCCGGTGGTATTCAAGGTAAACTCGCACATCGGCTTACTGGCATTTACTGACGAAGCAAGGACTCTGAAAGCTTCTGCTACGAACGGTGGATTGGCGAGGATTCTTCCAGGCTCCTGGACTCGTTTATTCCATTCTCTGTTGGTCCGCGGGCTTGTACTGGTCGAAAGTACGTATTTCTCAAGGTATACTTGCCGATCCATTTGGCAATGTTAACACTGTAGTAGTTTCGCATGGATGGAGATGCTGAAGACGCTGGCAACTTTATTCAAGCTATTTCACCTGGAGCGCGTTTTTGTTGGCGATACTGTTCTCCGTGAAGGGTTCTTCATGAAGAGCCAGGAATGTGAAGTCGTGTTGAAGAGGCGTACTGTTCAAGCCTAGCATTTCAATGACGTTCTTTTTATAATCCATGTATCTACAGTCCTCCTGTCTGGGCCATCAAAGTAGTGGACAGTCGTAGACAAGAGAAATCGAGGATATCGCAACCGCATACATATTGCGCGACTCGGTCAATTTGATTCTTTACCCTGTATGGGATTTCATCATGATCCACATTGATGCCTGGTTGTCTTCAGTGATATCCTATTTGACAGTCATAGTTATTAGTTGGCGATAGTATATGAGACAACGAAATCCACTGAAGCTGTTTATAACAAACCACCGCCAGACGCAAAATACTCGACTTTATCCCCAAACCCTTCTACGCCATCCTCCCCGTCCCTAGAGTCCCAGTCTACCTTATCTAGGAATATCAGCAAAACACAGCAGATTCAAAAGATCCAACATACCTAGTCCCAGCCATGAACGATTCAACATCTCAGCATGCTCAACAGCAACCTGATCATGTTGCACCCGCGCCGCATACTCGCTTTTCTCCCAGCGGTCACTCAGGATCTGTCCACCATCCGTGCAGAGGTAGTAATACCGCACCAGATCCCGGAATACAAAATCAAACCCCTTCTGTGCATCGCCTAGCTTCCGCCTCCATCTTAGGAATGGGTGCAGACTATCCCGGACCCCCATGTTAAGAACCACAAGCACATACAGCACTGTAGGCCAGTGTCTCGGGTCCGCGGTATCCAAGAGACGAAAAAACGATACATGGACGACATGTTCCAGCATGCGGTGAAACTCTCTATCCAGATCGAGGCTTGAGCCGCCCGAGTTTCTCTCGCAGTCCAGCTCCGACGGGTCTCGATGTTCTGGCCTATGAACGCGTACAGTCGGAAGAAACCGCCGCTCGTCATCCCCCTGTTCCATGAGCACCACGGGGGATCCGTCGCGGAAGAGCTCGGGTTCTGGTATGTCTACGTTATACAGGTCGATCATGTCCATGATGTACAGCATCGCGAGGCAGTGCAGAGCCAGCGCAAGCACTGTTGTGTCGCCGGAAAGGTCCGCAGGCGGTGCACTATGCGACGCGTGTAGAagttggagctggagtcgaGCTGCTCCGGATATCAGTTCCGAGGTCATATTTTCGTAGTAGCCGCTCAAGGAAAAGTCCAGGTAGTAGAATTGCGTGAGGAATGCGTCGAGGGTTTCCGTGGGTGAGCTTGCGCTGTGTTTCGGGAGGCGCTGGATGGCTGTGAAGTCTAGTAAGGTTGATGGAGATGCATCCAGGatctcttcgtcgtcaagTTCAATAAGCATGTACTTGGATGAGTGGGCGCTCTGGAGGAGCCAGTTCGATGGCGGCTGGCGGATTAGCACTGATAGACTGTTTTAGCCTGCTGTCTCCAACATAATGGTCCAGGTTTACCAGAAAAAGCCTCGTCCAGGCTGTGGTTGGGCTTCTGTGGTACATTTGCTGCGGAGCAAAGGATGTCGATTTTGTTCCTGGGGGCTGAAAATAACTGATAAAGGTGTGAACATGAGTGGGCAAGGTCTACAGCATCCTGGATTGTTGGCATTTGGTGGAAAATGAGCAGAAGGATCTCGTTTGGCATCTGTAGAAGGGCCATTGACATCTTCATTCTTGCTGGATGAAATACTCGAAATAACTCAGGCTGAAGAGCAAAAGCAATCAAGTCTATCACGTGTGAGGGGCTTGTTTAATACGAGCAAATATGCAATACTGTTCCTGAACTGTTCGTGTTTCTCGTATTGCGTGAATCAATTAATAGCCAATCTATACAAATATATCCAAATATCAAGTCTAACACCAAAACACCCCCTCCTGAATACTAAACCCGGCACTGGCAAACATATCATCCCATCGACTCTCATCGCCCAGCAGAAAGTCCCAGTTCTCGCTGACCTGGTTCTGCAGCTCAAACCCCACGCTCAACGACTGCTGGTCCAGTCCGTCTCGACCCTCTGGAACAGGTCCATTATATTGCGGATATACCGCAGGCACCGCAGCCGCAGGGACCGCAGACTGAGGGACATGCATGACCCCTAATCCCGAATCGCCAGGATCCTGCAACGGCCTGGAGGGCATATCGGAGTTGATGATACTGGGGTACTGCTCGCGCCGGGGTGGATGGGGGTTACCGGTACCTCCTTGAACAGACGAAGGCGATTCTATTTTGGAGCTGGTGTTTTTCATCCGCCTGCGGCTTATGCGTGCGAATTCTTGCAGAGCTTTATCCAGGAACCGCGCCTGGTAGGTACAGCTCGAGTTGGGCGGTGCCGACAACGCAGCGAATGCGTTGGCCGCGTCGTGGATGGCTTTGGTAACTGTGGGCTCTATCTCCTGtccgacggcgatgggggaagaaaggaggagCTACAATGGGACTCATTAACTTGGTTGATATGATATAATGACGGGCTACATACCTTGATTAGGAAGATGGCGGCGTATGCGGTCATAACGTGGATCGAGTCCTGGACTAGATACAGCAGGGCCGAGGACTCCGCTACAAGGTCGAGCATGGCGAGGGCGCTCTGATAGCTAAGCCAGAAGGGCTTCAGGTCGTAGATCCGGTCTACGTTCTGGATGCCGGTCTCCTGCAGCGGCGTCGAGAAGAGCTGCAGGCGGAGATGGGATCCGTAGAACCTGATCATGAAGGCGTGGCAGCGCGGAACTGGTTCGAGTTCGTCCAGTGCTCGACCTGCGCATACGATCCCGACCCAGTTGCTCTGCCAGGCGTGGATGCGGCGGTCCAGGACGGTGATGGTGCGCTCGAGGCGAGACATGGAGTTTGTCGTTGAGGGGATGAGCAGGTCGAATGTGTCTGCCGTGAGCAGTCGGAGAGTCACGAAGCTGCAGAGCAATCGGTCGTTGAGGATTGAAACGGGGTCCTGCCACCAGTTGTCGACACACTCGGTCAAGTCGTTTCGCTCGATCATCCAGGGCTTCCCTGTTTGCAGGCCCAGACTGCGGTCGTATACAAACAGAACCAGGAACGTCCGCTCGACATTTCGGATTTCTCGACGCTCGATCTCGCTCAGGCCTGGCCTGCGGCTGACTTGCGGTGACAGCCTATGCCAGCCCAGTTCCATGGCAATGCGGATCGCGAGGCCGACTGAGGTCCATGCTCTGGTGTCGTTGGGCTCCTTCCAGTacgtgaggaggaggatgcccTGGATGACTTCGGTGGACTTGTCACCGCGTCGGAAGCTCTCGACGAAGAGATGCTCGGCGTGCGCATGCAGGCCAGGGTACAGCGACGACTCGAACGCCTTTGCAGCGGCAGCCAGCACAGCAGTCAGCAGGAAGGGGGATTTGCGCAGGTAAGAAAAGGAATGCAGGGCCGGGTCCAGCTGGCTGATGTACGGGTTGATCCTGTGCATGAAATACTCCAGCAGGCACGACGCGACGTGGGCGTtgaccagatccagcacgaTCGGATCCTCCGGGGAGATCGCGTCTGGAGTCGACATCCCAGAGtcagcagggccagggccGTGGTTGACGCTGAGGATGTTCTGCAGCGAGAACCGGCCCTGCATTGCCTGGTGGCTCAACAGGCTGTGCGGCTGGAATCCCTCCGACTCGGCCCAGAAGTCCGAGTCCCTGGGGCCTGAGGGCGACGGATCGGGCCCATGCGCCTCTTTCTTGGACAGCCTGGTCGATTAGTATTAGTAGATGAGAGAGGAGGCCGGCGACATACCGGGTGCCCGGCTTTCGGCCGCGACAGtgctgctggaagacgcAGGGCAGCGACTTGCGGGCGCAGCGACTGCATTTATCGCCAGCCCCTGACGAGACgcacttcatcttcaccttgcGGCATGGAAGACAGGCGTTGGTGGCGCTgggcctcttcgccgtcaTGCTGGGCCTCCCCACAGCGAGATGGGTCTTTTGCTACAAACCAAGGCGGCGAGCAGAATATTCCGGACTGGAACACGGCATCTCAGACTCGCCaggtggagagttggagatgaaggaaTTGGAGCGATCATCGCCGGCGATTAAAGACCGGTCTCCTAGTCTCTCTTAGCGCGTAATGCTAACTAGATAACGATCCAGCATCCAGTTCGAGTACAGCGAGTATACAGCGAGCAAAATGTCTCCCAAAAATGGCCATGTCAACATGATGACcgacgccatcatcgccaaccTGCCTCTGGATGGCGTGCGGTCGGTGATGCGTGGCGTGCTGGCGGCCCACCCGAGCCTCACCCCGGTCTTCGAGGAGCTGACGCGCAACTATCTATACGAGACTGCCTCGCGGTACGAAAATTCTAAAATCACCGCGCAGCAGGCAGACAAGTCCATCAGCGCCACTCCGGCGTTTGCAGACCTCCGCCAGCGCATCTGCTGCATGGTCGGCTGCGGCCTGTGCTACCAGGCCCTGCCTCTCCTGCGCGATATCGTCAACCAGATTGCCAGTCTCAATTCATCAGACAGGCTGAGCAGTGCTCTGACTGCCCAGATAGCTGCTGTGGACGGcgacatcatccagaccCTCACGGCTATCCAAAAGACGCTCTTCGTCCCTGCCGGCACAAGAGACCTCTCAGAAAGCGAAGCCCAGCCACTGCAAGAGCTTCTCCAGTCGCTTCTATCATGCCAAAAGTCGTGGGAGAGTAACGGACAGTCTTTCCTCCTGCAACGAGGCCTCGACGCCACAGCCCAGCTGCTAGGCCCTCTGTCGCGAGCCCTCTACACCCCCAAACCCGCCAGTATCAAACCGCCATCCGAACTCCCTCCGTCGACCATCAACGAGACTTTCACTCTAGACGGAATAAACCTGCCCCGTATATTCACCGGACTATGGCAGCTCTCCAGCCCAGCCTGGGGCTCCGCGCCGCGAGAGAAGATGATCGAGCACTTCTCAAACCACGTCCAGCGCGGGTTCACGGCATTCGATATGGCCGACCATTACGGCGACGCGGAAATCATCTTCGTATGCTACATACCTCCAGCATTCAGTGTGCCGCGTTAACAGAAGCAGGGCGGATACCGGTCCTCGAGCGCGTACTCGGACTCGATCTTCGCGGCGACGAAATACTGTGTCTTCCACCCGATGAAGGTCTCTGAGGAAGCTATCCGGGCGAATGTAGACCAGCGCTGTCGAAGGCTGTCCACGGAGAGTATCGACCTGCTGCAGTTCCATTGGCAATTTGTGAGTCTCTTACCATGTATAACATACCACTATACCCTCCCAAACTGACTTGAACACTTGAACAGTACAATGACGACCAGTATATCAGAGCCCTTCAATACCTCCAACAAGACAAACGGGTGAAACATCTCGGGCTCTGCAACTTCGACACAGAACATATGCAGAGGGTCATCGACAGTGGCGTCAAAGTAGTAACCAACCAAGTCCAGGTCAGCATCACATCCATACCTTACTAGTCTGCCTTCATTAACAGCCAGTCCAGTTCTCCCTGATCGACTCAAGACCGATTATAAAAATGGCCGAAGTGTGCAAAAAACACAACATCAAGCTCCTCACATACGGGACTCTCTGCGGCGGCCTCCTAGCCGAGAAGTGGCTCGGCCAAGAGCCCCCAGATCTATATAGCGACGAGGCAACCCCGAGTCTGCGCAAGGTACGCCGTTACAATGAACCATACCCATATCTAGAGTCACAGGAAAGATCTAATAGTGGCAGTACTACACCATGATCCGCACCTGGGGCGGCTGGCCGCTCTTCCAAGAGCTGCTCCGCGCTCTGCACGCCATCGCCCAGAAGCACGGCGTGACTGTCTCGAACGTCGCGACGCGGTGGGTGCTGGATTTCCCGTACGTCGGGGCCGTGATTGTCGGTGCGCGCATGGGCGTCAGCGAGCAGTCTGCAGTGAATCTGGGGAGTTTGGGGTGGACGCTAGATGGGGAGGATAGGGCCAGTATTGATCGTATCTTGCAGCGGAGTCTGAGGGCGGAGATGTTTGAGAGTATGGGTGATTGTGGTGGGGAGTATAGGTGATGTACCCACTCAGTATAAGTATGAGTATTATGATATCAGAGACTAGGagggtatttatatagataggaatgaatgaatgctAAACCCAGTGAATGAACCGCTTCCACCACGGCTGGTTGCTCTCTGGCACGTACTCCCCTGACAGCTTCTCATTCTCGATGGCGTCAAACTCGGATTGGAAGTCGATTTCCTTCAGGGAGACTACCTTGGACTTGAGGGAGATTTTGAAGAAGATGTATAGTCCTGGGTTGTAAGTATACACTGCATAACAAGTGGGTGAGGTGGGTGCATACCAGCAAAGATGGCAATGTTCAGATAGGACGTCAGGAACCCAGCGGCCGTGAAATTGCCGGTCGTAAAGACATCGAAGCCTGGACATAAACATCAGTATAAAATAGTCTTTTGACTGCTAGAACATACCAGAAAACAAGATaaccatcaccaccatgaACAGCGTCGCCCACGCCACATAGGGCTGCAAGAAATTCCGGCTAGGCAGTCCTATTACACTCATTAGCAAAAGACACTTATACCACTATACACCCAGTTAACGTGGCGAGCATACTCCGTCTATCAAACCCCTGCACCTTCAACCCAGCAAAGAACCTCAAATACGTAACCTCAATAACAACCCACCCAATCAGCCCGGCCACCGTCGTGATATTCACAAACCACTGAAACACCGTCGCAGCCCTGCTATCCCCCAGCACCATATACGCCAGCGGCATCAAGATGCACGACAGTCCCACAGCCAGATACGGCGTCCCGAACCGGTTGCACCGCTGGAAGAGCCGGGGTGCGTGGCCGTCGCGGCTGAGGCCGTAGAGGGTGCgggaggcgatgaagatgcaCCCCGATGCGCTGCTTATGGCCGACGTGCATACCACGGCGTTGATGATGTGCGGGAGGACGGCGACGCCGGCGCGGTCGAAGGCGAGCACGAAGGGGGATTGCTGGGCGGTTCCTGTGTCGTTGTTGAGGGCTTGGTCGTCGGACCGGCTGTAGCAGTAGCAGTTTAGCAGGATATCCATATAACGATAAGGTAGACATACACGATAAGACcaatgatgaagatgctCAAGACATAGAAGACGAAAACGCGCAAGAAGGTCTTCCTAGTCGCACTGGGGATGATCTTGCGCGGGTTCCGCGTCTCCGAGCCAGATATGGCCACGACCTGGATATTGCCATAACTAAAGGCAGACGTTAAAAGGACTTTCCAGAAGGCGAGGAATCGGCCTGCCGATCCCGTCTCGATATACGCCTTGAATGCGCCGGGGTCTCGCCAGTATCGGAACCCCAGGTATTCGTGGTTAGGGCCGCCGCCGGCGTTGATGACGATGCCGCCGATGATCaggccgacgatgagcaTGATCTTGAGCGTGGAGAAGAACACTTCTGACTGTATGATGTTAGACTAGACACATTCAGAGGTCCGGGTTTGGCTGTCACCTCTCCATATACGCGGACATCGCAGAAGTTGACGGCCACAATGAAAACACCAAAGACGGTGATCCAAACAGCCATATTCACATCCACCTGCCAGAACTCAATCAGAGTCGCCGCGGCAGTGATCTCCGTGGGCGCCGTAATCGACATCGTATACCCTGTGTCGGCAGTCAGTATACAACGAACAGTATGTCTAGAACAGCCCGTACAGAAATTC encodes:
- a CDS encoding uncharacterized protein (COG:S;~EggNog:ENOG410QDXI;~InterPro:IPR020846,IPR011701,IPR036259;~PFAM:PF07690;~TransMembrane:12 (i37-58o70-92i104-123o135-156i168-188o194-213i243-272o278-302i343-362o374-394i415-433o439-460i);~go_function: GO:0022857 - transmembrane transporter activity [Evidence IEA];~go_process: GO:0055085 - transmembrane transport [Evidence IEA]); the protein is MGEKKTSEPTLEAVASNSPPSEVELPSHTMCSKKQKWNLVILVSVAAAFSPLSSNIYFPALESISQDLGVSASLTSLTITVYMIVQGIAPSLFGTLSDSCGRRITFAISLTIFILANLALAFTKNYAMLMVLRGIQAAGSSATISISAGTIADIAFPEERGGFMGLNAGIRMMGQSIGPVIGGLLNSAWGFRSIFWLLFVMSVIILVCLLVFLPETQHSKTGTRQISLSDIHKPLANLFEKDIAALLVWGAMAFTAWSMVAASGTRLLLLGFPEMPEWQIGLCFLPNGVGCIAGSMTTGYLLDKDFRLAEAEFKDRRGIALDQPIPRRAAIDFPLTHTRLRRVPLFSVVLAISLGLYGPSFMFNDIHRGYGPNLVAPLLLQFLIGFTSTAIFNINSTLLIDCFPDQPASATALNNLCRCLLGAAGVSAIQPLLDAVRAMRAFLIVTGVMVAFMPLIWVEWKYGEKWRREREMRMMRQGQQVEMQCV
- a CDS encoding uncharacterized protein (COG:Q;~EggNog:ENOG410PV8A;~InterPro:IPR001128,IPR002403,IPR036396;~PFAM:PF00067;~go_function: GO:0004497 - monooxygenase activity [Evidence IEA];~go_function: GO:0005506 - iron ion binding [Evidence IEA];~go_function: GO:0016705 - oxidoreductase activity, acting on paired donors, with incorporation or reduction of molecular oxygen [Evidence IEA];~go_function: GO:0020037 - heme binding [Evidence IEA];~go_process: GO:0055114 - oxidation-reduction process [Evidence IEA]) translates to MSSAFSAKNLQEFEPHMSKDIRKLVDSFQRRLEGSKTAALDFNVYGTIHIIQYSYPTDAYSANFLAFDAIGDFAFGEPFGFLDREEDYLNLIDAVDARGEVLNALGHVPRSLRAFMKYLPFDSFWLKGVQGTQVLGTLGTRAYFKRRDQASSRKDLLSFLFNAKDPTTGDPLMENEVIAESISFIVGGSDTTSSSMTNIVDIVSRAEAVQRYLQEELDVAFPGDMAADWVADFKTVESLPVLNAIVREALRLRPTSATGLERVTPMGGKVIAGRSFPEGTLVSVPTLNIHHNPVVFKDSESFCYERWIGEDSSRLLDSFIPFSVGPRACTGRNFAWMEMLKTLATLFKLFHLERVFVGDTVLREGFFMKSQECEVVLKRRTVQA
- a CDS encoding Zn(II)2Cys6 transcription factor (COG:S;~EggNog:ENOG410PJXS;~InterPro:IPR036864,IPR007219,IPR001138;~PFAM:PF04082;~go_function: GO:0000981 - DNA-binding transcription factor activity, RNA polymerase II-specific [Evidence IEA];~go_function: GO:0003677 - DNA binding [Evidence IEA];~go_function: GO:0008270 - zinc ion binding [Evidence IEA];~go_process: GO:0006351 - transcription, DNA-templated [Evidence IEA];~go_process: GO:0006355 - regulation of transcription, DNA-templated [Evidence IEA]) is translated as MTAKRPSATNACLPCRKVKMKCVSSGAGDKCSRCARKSLPCVFQQHCRGRKPGTRLSKKEAHGPDPSPSGPRDSDFWAESEGFQPHSLLSHQAMQGRFSLQNILSVNHGPGPADSGMSTPDAISPEDPIVLDLVNAHVASCLLEYFMHRINPYISQLDPALHSFSYLRKSPFLLTAVLAAAAKAFESSLYPGLHAHAEHLFVESFRRGDKSTEVIQGILLLTYWKEPNDTRAWTSVGLAIRIAMELGWHRLSPQVSRRPGLSEIERREIRNVERTFLVLFVYDRSLGLQTGKPWMIERNDLTECVDNWWQDPVSILNDRLLCSFVTLRLLTADTFDLLIPSTTNSMSRLERTITVLDRRIHAWQSNWVGIVCAGRALDELEPVPRCHAFMIRFYGSHLRLQLFSTPLQETGIQNVDRIYDLKPFWLSYQSALAMLDLVAESSALLYLVQDSIHVMTAYAAIFLIKLLLSSPIAVGQEIEPTVTKAIHDAANAFAALSAPPNSSCTYQARFLDKALQEFARISRRRMKNTSSKIESPSSVQGGTGNPHPPRREQYPSIINSDMPSRPLQDPGDSGLGVMHVPQSAVPAAAVPAVYPQYNGPVPEGRDGLDQQSLSVGFELQNQVSENWDFLLGDESRWDDMFASAGFSIQEGVFWC
- a CDS encoding aldo/keto reductase (COG:C;~EggNog:ENOG410PGMZ;~InterPro:IPR018170,IPR023210,IPR036812;~PFAM:PF00248;~go_function: GO:0016491 - oxidoreductase activity [Evidence IEA];~go_process: GO:0055114 - oxidation-reduction process [Evidence IEA]); its protein translation is MSPKNGHVNMMTDAIIANLPLDGVRSVMRGVLAAHPSLTPVFEELTRNYLYETASRYENSKITAQQADKSISATPAFADLRQRICCMVGCGLCYQALPLLRDIVNQIASLNSSDRLSSALTAQIAAVDGDIIQTLTAIQKTLFVPAGTRDLSESEAQPLQELLQSLLSCQKSWESNGQSFLLQRGLDATAQLLGPLSRALYTPKPASIKPPSELPPSTINETFTLDGINLPRIFTGLWQLSSPAWGSAPREKMIEHFSNHVQRGFTAFDMADHYGDAEIIFGGYRSSSAYSDSIFAATKYCVFHPMKVSEEAIRANVDQRCRRLSTESIDLLQFHWQFYNDDQYIRALQYLQQDKRVKHLGLCNFDTEHMQRVIDSGVKVVTNQVQFSLIDSRPIIKMAEVCKKHNIKLLTYGTLCGGLLAEKWLGQEPPDLYSDEATPSLRKYYTMIRTWGGWPLFQELLRALHAIAQKHGVTVSNVATRWVLDFPYVGAVIVGARMGVSEQSAVNLGSLGWTLDGEDRASIDRILQRSLRAEMFESMGDCGGEYR